A genome region from Paralichthys olivaceus isolate ysfri-2021 chromosome 6, ASM2471397v2, whole genome shotgun sequence includes the following:
- the wnk3 gene encoding serine/threonine-protein kinase WNK1 isoform X5, translating into MATDPGEPTGTEDSSEKPDGHRKEDTEQEGRDNHKWERTQSTPSDLSSSKTPGREAKGGDDGGIQGGGGRGEASQEREETTLKPISLSTRSLSVDTGQKQLRREKRFFRKSVEICEEDDELEVPPEAPHSAPHLELRSLDSVFTSSAQKQGADLTCTALGNDPSCASSSQEPGKDAPSSTATQRVKERDRELEEEAEMKAVATSPGGRFLKFDIELGRGAFKTVYKGLDTETWVEVAWCELQDRKLTKVEQQRFKEEAEMLKGLQHPNIVRFYDSWESVLRGKKCIVLVTELMTSGTLKTYLKRFKVMKPKVLRSWCRQILKGLHFLHTRTPPIVHRDLKCDNIFITGPTGSVKIGDLGLATLMRTSFAKSVIGTPEFMAPEMYEEHYDESVDVYAFGMCMLEMATSEYPYSECQNAAQIYRKVTSGIKPASFDKVNDPEIKEIIEGCIRQNKSQRLSIRDLLNHAFFGEDTGVRVELAEEDTGNQDCLALRIWVEEPKKLKGKHKDNEAIEFSYDLENDSAEEVALEMVKSGFFHESDAKVVGKSIRDRVNQIKKSRERRQQQLLQQQQGFEERRDSTLTSYTFSHPSCSSSLGPGAAGQTGGGGGGGGGQESEELPEVDQHVRQQQIFSGTTLSLPEGESIGSASCESHASGQSQAYSQQGESYTHSQTALPITSTLPTRESGNVPSVPLGQSVSMSTMPVGQSGGGPVGQTFLQATNMVPQVSPSVPQQYFQSQTFPSETFQTATPHGSVLPSHSYIPPVSPQAPINVVTTPMSISDPAGPAGTIVPLAQQTQPPATPMQLTEIIPQAAPQQTQPVMIPQQTIVQQQQIGMDPQTSTLQQPQQQMEAQATVLEQQVCAPQPPMEQQQSLAATIVHQHEPQQQIYAQQPIPPVQPPPHQQGLPTQTGMDQRAMSIPQAGEQPQTFKQQPKEDPYDQITIQSQLQQQLQQQQTLLQQQQQQQQQALLIEQHQLYVQQQLDQQQQALLQQQQLLQQQPQQQLLQQQLEPQPPPQQQSQLYQQIGQHQAGTQNELEKQQQSGQQQQNIALQQQQTQQQTEQQLQQQALFRQMEQQQQQALIQQHLQRNAMLQQQQQLQQNAQLQQQEQQQVQLKQQIEQQQQQQQALLQKQLEQQRQQQVLLQQQAERLQQHALIQQQSKEQQQQQQAAIIQLQQTEKQESVSFPQSNSEQQIQQQSTEIQHVCIPQMNTAQFTPQTTLTQQVLEQQQQAVLIQQQKAFITQPQHHPSVMEPHLPVGVPGGTEVIQHQNISQAQVPMAIQTTQIPLQTTAVAQVFNQQGQNEAPPQNQGQVPVHFLAQSTAQAAQAMTEAHVPPPAATIQGQNQIIQTQQIPLQTSYPGPVTSTQSQVTALTLIQTQPLHQTITQSQQPHGQGPTVDIQMMGQHSQAAVQPPAVVSSIPSQIQHESLVQQNAQMPGLMQPQLQQQRQDQPAGQVHAQTASGLLTSQYVAQLTHQAMPSAQQDITHITQQQQQQQQQQQQQQQQPVLQYQQRILSPGSAAVGTKTDLGSVVDPVNFTSTPHPVQQAGQGYVPGQVVQAQQQQTLGSTTDPSVIQVISQPALPQSTEQYQQQLQKLPHVHQALAQPPPQAQLLAQPIATPIQQPIPVKQVLIPLDESPLPPQCPPDSHLVAHPPAQIVSSNVAEPQSENRTLPLYSHLVTSATSSPQHQANQMLPAHTHTQTSLQAQSLSQTQTHTQTQAPSHTQTHTGTRIAEQPVLPSAVFPAQQMPPSPSHTSCPPTTLPSLISHYPAAAPAPELPTSPPAAQITFPGQADFFPTSPPPAATLQSLDSNVPKLSQASLQDCDLSLLGNAQDGPYLSSTEHHSSAGYVPANGEETLQFLANGKLEKLKTQRRASCQRPEKVSHQFQLTMLQVSSSGDNMVECQLETHSNKMVTFKFDIEGDAPEDIADYMVEEDFVLDVEKEQFVEELRTIVKKAHEILQTHSQTGSTDQLHVGTPTTTDSAPHSSPVGRWRFFINQTIRHRDSLSSQGAATPLSTTETRIPLSPQTEKESEGFQSLESLTGRASPPCPTLSATSPPVSTVSAPASISPPVTTTHGPLTTASESISAPASTLEASVPVTASGGLELTVIPSAPANQISSASSSILIPAASNLPPLSTAVLHDILSSPGTSDCSTGGQNIGDAVLTAPGPCVSTVDQSSTSFNSPPPATAVTSSAGSQAGKEQQQTLAQVAKPVPQQPQQPQLLLQQQIPVVPQQLQTMQLELQAQQIQRATPQQQTQHQVCQEQIQLQQSLQHMQQQQLMQKQIPLQQKVTEMQVLPQPGHPEVLQQSVPLQQFLPPGHIQQAQQPLLQQQTAQCAPQLLQQPQLQQLPQQVMAPLAAAVPQQQAHIDHLQQQQLNLQQTIHLQQQQLQQHQLFMGTVALKSDQDQMLPLSISQQFLQQQVPLNVGFVPQQQIPQQTQISAELAQQHIQSQKQPIHVEQQQDVVKAVDTPQKQQQFPLQKQSSLQMSESEMSTGETSVTEDTGSYSAYFHPSSDSSLPPLHLGSAEASLPALPLTLTPSPAQPSSVAESDSEGPPKIEFVDNRIKTLDEKLRNLLYQEYSSGAALTGGAASGPTSAASTSAGGDESSEPLSLHHLSFPPPDSSSDTSPHSTSSTTSSTTSRSSSTSPDPERDGGQDEAFSEVPKSAGPWAVEQQPGPCLPSTSASSTPPTSLLPPNQDDSAGLQRPPVPGEPTILAVPPQSDTSTTGDASWPPNQQPIPLRHGQQQHNAGGGYFGLNLTCPSIRNPVSKKSWTRKFKNWACKLRHSASLFKKPRVQQVFLFAWVTHPGCTSSGE; encoded by the exons ATGGCTACTGACCCAGGAGAGCCCACAGGCACTGAGGACTCCTCAGAGAAACCTGATGGACATAGAAAAGAGGACACGGAGCAGGAGGGCAGGGACAATCATAAGTGGGAGAGGACACAGAGCACACCCTCAGACCTCTCCTCTTCCAAGACTCCAGGCAGGGAAGCGAAaggaggagatgatggagggatccaaggaggaggaggacgaggggaaGCCagccaggagagagaggagaccaCGCTCAAACCAATTTCACTCTCCACACGCTCCTTGTCAGTCGACACTGGTCAGAAACAACTGAGGAGGGAGAAGCGTTTTTTCAGGAAGAGCGTTGAGATTTGTGAGGAGGACGATGAGTTGGAGGTGCCCCCTGAGGCACCCCACAGTGCCCCACACCTGGAGCTGCGTTCCTTAGACTCAGTATTCACCAGCAGTGCCCAAAAGCAAGGGGCTGATTTGACCTGCACTGCACTTGGCAATGACCCATCTTGTGCCAGCTCCAGCCAGGAGCCTGGAAAAGATGCTCCTTCCTCCACAGCCACCCAGAGGGTGAAGGAAAGGGACCGTGAGCtggaagaggaagcagagatgAAGGCTGTGGCTACCTCTCCTGGAGGAAGGTTCCTCAAGTTTGACATAGAACTGGGCAGAGGAGCCTTCAAAACTGTTTATAAAGGCCTAGACACTGAGACCTGGGTGGAGGTGGCTTGGTGTGAACTCCAG GACCGCAAACTGACCAAGGTGGAGCAGCAACGCTTCAAGGAGGAGGCCGAGATGCTGAAGGGGCTTCAGCACCCCAACATCGTCCGCTTCTATGATTCCTGGGAGTCTGTGCTGCGTGGCAAGAAGTGCATTGTACTGGTCACTGAACTCATGACTTCAGGAACACTCAAAAC GTACCTTAAGCGCTTTAAGGTGATGAAACCTAAGGTCCTGAGGAGTTGGTGCAGGCAAATTCTGAAGGGCCTTCACTTCCTTCACACCAGGACTCCTCCAATCGTCCACCGGGACCTCAAATGTGACAACATCTTCATAACAGGCCCCACAGGTTCAGTCAAGATAGGTGACCTCGGACTGGCCACTCTGATGAGGACCTCCTTTGCCAAGAGTGTCATAG GAACACCTGAGTTCATGGCTCCAGAGATGTATGAGGAGCACTATGATGAGTCTGTGGATGTTTACGCCTTTGGGATGTGCATGCTGGAGATGGCGACGTCAGAGTATCCCTACTCTGAGTGCCAAAACGCAGCTCAGATCTATCGCAAAGTCACAAGC GGTATAAAGCCAGCCAGCTTTGATAAAGTGAACGACCCAGAGATAAAAGAGATCATCGAAGGCTGCATTCGTCAGAACAAGAGCCAGCG ACTCTCCATCAGAGACCTCCTCAACCATGCGTTCTTCGGGGAGGACACGGGGGTCCGGGTGGAGCTGGCAGAGGAGGACACAGGCAACCAGGACTGTTTGGCTCTCCGGATTTGGGTTGAAGAACCGAAGAAGCTCAAGGGGAAGCACAAAGACAATGAGGCTATTGAGTTCAGCTATGACCTGGAGAATGATAGCGCTGAGGAGGTGGCTCTAGAGATG GTGAAGTCAGGTTTCTTCCATGAGAGCGATGCCAAAGTGGTGGGAAAATCCATACGGGATCGAGTGAATCAGATCAAAAAGTCACGGGAACGtcgacagcagcagctcctccagcagcagcagggcttTGAGGAAAGGAGAGACTCCACTCTCACCTCCTACACCTTTTCTCATCCATCCTGCTCTTCCTCACTGGGGCCAGGGGCAGCTGgacaaacaggaggaggaggaggaggtggaggagggcagGAGTCAGAGGAGCTGCCTGAAGTGGACCAACATGTCAGACAGCAGCAAATATTCAGTGGGACAACCCTTAGTCTGCCAG AAGGTGAGAGCATTGGATCTGCCAGTTGTGAATCACATGCAAGTGGACAGAGCCAGGCGTACTCTCAGCAAGGGGAATCATACACCCACTCCCAAACGGCTCTCCCAATTACATCT ACGCTCCCCACTCGTGAGAGTGGAAACGTTCCCAGTGTACCTCTTGGTCAGAGTGTTAGTATGTCCACCATGCCCGTAGGCCAAAGTGGAGGGGGGCCTGTTGGTCAGACTTTTCTTCAGGCCACTAACATGGTTCCACAGGTATCACCAAGTGTACCTCAACAATATTTTCAG TCACAAACATTTCCATCAGAGACATTTCAAACTGCCACTCCCCACGGCTCAGTACTCCCCTCACACTCATACATACCCCCTGTTTCCCCACAAGCACCCATTAATGTTGTCACTACACCCATGTCCATCAGTGATCCTGCTGGACCAGCAGGGACCATTGTGCCCCTCGCTCAGCAGACCCAGCCCCCTGCCACTCCCATGCAGCTCACTGAAATCATTCCCCAGGCAGCACCCCAGCAAACACAACCTGTCATGATCCCTCAGCAGACCATTGTCCAACAACAACAGATTGGGATGGATCCACAGACCTCCACCCTTCAGCAGCCACAACAGCAAATGGAGGCCCAGGCCACTGTGCTCGAACAACAAGTCTGTGCCCCTCAGCCACCAATGGAACAGCAGCAGAGCCTCGCAGCTACAATTGTACATCAACATGAGCCTCAGCAGCAGATCTATGCGCAGCAACCGATTCCACCTGTCCAGCCACCTCCTCATCAGCAAGGGTTGCCCACACAAACAGGTATGGATCAGCGAGCTATGTCGATACCGCAGGCAGGAGAGCAACCTCAGACTTTTAAACAGCAACCAAAAGAGGATCCTTACGATCAGATCACGATACAATCTCAACTACAACAACAGCTTCAGCAACAGCAAAcgctgttacagcagcagcagcaacagcaacaacaagctTTACTGATTGAGCAACATCAGCTCTATGTCCAACAACAGCTTGATCAGCAGCAACAAGCactgctacagcagcagcagcttttgcAACAACAaccgcagcagcagcttttgCAACAGCAATTAGAGCCACAGCCTCCCCCACAGCAACAGAGCCAGTTATATCAGCAAATCGGACAACACCAAGCCGGAACGCAAAACGAACTTGAGAAGCAGCAACAAAGCGgacaacagcagcaaaacattgcattacagcagcagcagactcaaCAGCAAACGGAGCAACAACTCCAGCAGCAAGCCTTATTCCGACAAATggaacaacaacagcaacaggcACTAATACAGCAGCATTTGCAAAGGAACGCTATGttacaacaacagcagcagctacaaCAGAATGCTCAGCTCCAGCAACAAGAGCAGCAACAAGTGCAACTCAAGCAGCAgatagagcagcagcagcagcagcagcaagctctgctgcagaaacagttAGAACAACAGCGTCAGCAACAAGTCCTGCTACAACAACAGGCAGAGAGATTACAGCAGCATGCCCTCATACAACAACAAAGtaaagagcagcagcaacagcagcaagcAGCAATCATTCAGCTTCAGCAAACTGAGAAACAAGAGAGTGTCTCTTTTCCACAAAGTAACAGCGAGCAGCAGATTCAGCAGCAATCAACTGAAATACAGCATGTGTGTATCCCACAAATGAACACTGCTCAGTTTACACCTCAGACTACTCTGACACAGCAGGtgttggagcagcagcagcaagcagTATTGATCCAGCAGCAAAAAGCATTTATTACCCAGCCGCAGCACCATCCCTCTGTTATGGAACCTCATCTTCCAGTCGGAGTTCCGGGCGGCACTGAGGTGATTCAGCATCAAAATATCTCACAGGCCCAGGTCCCCATGGCCATCCAGACTACGCAGATCCCTCTCCAGACAACTGCTGTTGCTCAAGTCTTCAACCAACAAGGACAAAATGAGGCCCCTCCCCAGAACCAGGGCCAAGTCCCAGTCCACTTTTTAGCCCAGTCTACAGCCCAAGCAGCTCAGGCTATGACTGAGGCTCATgtgcctcctccagcagcaacGATCCAAGGACAGAATCAAATCATCCAGACACAGCAAATTCCTTTACAGACAAGTTACCCAGGACCTGTCACTTCCACACAGAGCCAAGTAACTGCTCTGACATTAATCCAGACTCAGCCTTTGCACCAAACAATTACTCAGTCCCAGCAGCCACAtggccaaggcccaactgttGACATTCAGATGATGGGCCAACACAGCCAAGCTGCTGTCCAGCCTCCAGCTGTAGTTTCCTCAATTCCCAGTCAAATCCAACATGAGTCTCTTGTTCAGCAAAATGCTCAGATGCCAGGGCTCATGCAGCCCCAGCTCCAGCAACAACGTCAAGACCAGCCAGCGGGCCAGGTGCATGCTCAGACTGCCTCTGGCCTTCTGACCTCTCAGTATGTCGCTCAGCTTACCCACCAAGCCATGCCATCTGCACAACAGGATATAACCCATattacacaacagcagcagcagcagcagcagcagcagcaacaacagcagcagcagccagtacTCCAATATCAGCAGAGGATTCTGTCTCCTGGCTCAGCTGCTGTTGGGACCAAGACAGATCTCGGTTCCGTAGTTGACCCTGTGAACTTTACTTCCACTCCTCATCCTGTGCAGCAGGCTGGACAAGGCTATGTTCCAGGCCAAGTTGTTcaggctcagcagcagcagaccctTGGAAGCACCACTGACCCTTCAGTCATTCAGGTCATCTCCCAGCCTGCTCTGCCCCAGTCGACTGAACAATACCAGCAACAGCTGCAGAAGCTTCCTCATGTGCATCAAGCCCTGGCTCAACCTCCTCCACAAGCTCAGTTACTGGCACAGCCCATTGCTACCCCTATCCAGCAACCAATTCCCGTGAAGCAAGTTTTGATACCCCTTGACGAGAGTCCTCTTCCCCCACAGTGTCCACCTGACTCACATTTGGTGGCCCATCCTCCTGCACAGATAGTCTCCAGTAATGTGGCTGAACCTCAGTCTGAGAACAGGACCCTTCCCCTCTATAGTCATCTAGTGACAAGCGCCACTTCATCTCCACAGCACCAGGCCAACCAGATGCtgccagctcacacacacacacaaacaagcctCCAGGCCCAATCACTCtcccagacacagacacacactcagacacaggCTCCTtctcacactcagacacacactggcacacgTATCGCTGAACAACCTGTTCTGCCCAGCGCTGTCTTTCCTGCACAGCAAATGCCCCCCAGTCCCTCTCATACCTCATGTCCTCCAACAACACTACCATCTCTCATATCCCACTACCCTGCTGCTGCCCCTGCTCCAGAGCTGCCAACATCTCCGCCAGCGGCTCAGATAACCTTCCCAGGGCAGGCCGACTTTTTCCCCACCTCCCCTCCGCCTGCTGCTACTCTACAATCGCTTGATTCTAATGTCCCCAAACTCTCCCAAGCCTCGCTGCAAGACTGTGACCTTTCCCTGCTGGGCAATGCTCAG GATGGCCCATACCTGTCAAGTACAGAACATCATTCTTCTGCAGG GTATGTTCCAGCTAATGGAGAGGAAACTCTTCAGTTCTTGGCCAATGGTAAATTGGAGAAATTGAAAACTCAGAGAAGAGCTTCCTGTCAGAGGCCTGAGAAAGTTTCACATCAGTTTCAACTAACCATGCTCCAG GTGTCCAGCAGTGGGGACAATATGGTGGAATGCCAGTTGGAAACCCATAGCAACAAGATGGTCACATTTAAGTTTGACATTGAAGGGGATGCACCTGAGGACATAGCAGATTACATG GTGGAGGAGGACTTTGTTCTTGATGTGGAGAAAGAGCAATTTGTTGAGGAGCTTAGAACAATAGTTAAGAAAGCCCACGAAATTCTTCAAACACATTCGCAG ACTGGATCAACTGACCAGCTTCATGTGGGCACCCCCACCACCA cgGACTCAGCGCCCCACTCCTCCCCGGTGGGCCGCTGGCGATTTTTTATCAACCAGACCATCCGCCATAGAGACTCCCTTTCCAGCCAAGGAGCAGCCACACCACTGTCAACTACAGAAACAAGGATTCCCCTGTCTCCTCAAACAGAGAAAG AAAGTGAAGGATTCCAAAGTCTGGAGTCCTTGACTGGAAGGGCCTCTCCCCCCTGCCCCACCCTTTCTGCTACCTCCCCACCAGTCTCCACTGTCTCAGCTCCTGCCTCCATATCCCCCCCAGTCACTACAACCCATGGCCCCCTCACCACTGCCTCTGAAAGCATCTCTGCACCAGCCTCTACTCTGGAAGCCTCTGTCCCTGTCACTGCTTCAGGTGGTCTGGAACTGACAGTCATCCCCTCAGCTCCTGCTAACCAGATTTCCAGTGCTTCATCATCCATATTAATACCTGCTGCCTCTAACCTCCCCCCCTTGTCCACTGCCGTTCTTCATGACATCCTCTCTTCTCCTGGAACCAGTGATTGTTCCACTGGGGGTCAAAATATAGGGGATGCAGTGCTAACTGCTCCAGGGCCATGTGTGTCCACAGTGGACCAGTCCTCAACCTCTTTTAATTCCCCTCCTCCTGCTACTGCAGTGACCTCTTCAGCAGGAAGCCAAGCTGGCAAGGAGCAACAACAGACACTTGCCCAGGTGGCCAAACCAGTCCCACAACAACctcaacaaccacaactactgttgcagcagcagatacCAGTAGTTCCGCAGCAACTTCAGACAATGCAGCTTGAACTGCAGGCACAGCAGATACAGCGTGCAACACcacaacagcaaacacaacatCAAGTTTGCCAAGAAcaaattcagctgcagcagtctCTCCAGCACATGCAGCAACAGCAACTCATGCAGAAACAAATCCCACTTCAACAAAAGGTGACTGAGATGCAGGTGTTGCCTCAGCCAGGTCACCCAGAGGTGTTACAACAGTCTGTGCCTCTGCAGCAGTTTCTGCCCCCAGGGCACATACAGCAGGCCCAACAACCCCTTCTTCAACAGCAAACCGCACAGTGTgctccacagctgctgcagcagcctcaGTTGCAGCAGCTACCTCAGCAGGTTATGGCACCACTTGCTGCTGCAGTGCCGCAACAGCAGGCCCACATTgatcatctgcagcagcaacagttaaACCTGCAACAGACTATACACTTACAGCAACAGCAGTTACAGCAGCATCAGCTGTTTATGGGTACTGTGGCGTTAAAGTCAGATCAAGACCAAATGTTGCCCCTGTCAATAAGTCAACAGTTTCTTCAACAACAGGTGCCACTAAATGTTGGCTTTGTACCACAACAGCAGATTCCACAGCAAACCCAAATCTCTGCAGAGCTGGCACAACAACATATTCAGTCACAGAAACAGCCGATACATGTTGAGCAACAACAGGATGTTGTTAAAGCTGTGGACACACCccagaaacagcagcagtttcctctgcagaagCAGTCGTCTTTACAGATGTCAGAGTCAGAGATGTCAACGGGGGAGACGAGTGTCACAGAGGACACAGGCAGCTACTCTGCCTATTTTCACCCTTCCTCTGACTCGTCTCTGCCGCCTCTCCATCTGGGCAGTGCTGAAGCCTCCTTGCCCGCTCTCCCCCTAACACTGACACCATCCCCTGCTCAGCCTTCCTCTGTTGCCGAGTCAGACAGTGAAGGCCCGCCCAAAATTGAATTTGTAGATAACCGCATAAAGACTCTGGATGAAAAGCTTAGAAACCTGTTGTATCAGGAGTACAGCAGTGGGGCAGCGTTGACCGGAGGAGCTGCCTCCGGCCCAACATCAGCTGCCTCCACATCAGCAGGAGGAGACGAGTCATCTGAGCCGCTATCACTCCACCACTTGTCTTTCCCCCCACCTGACTCCTCCTCAGATACTTCCCCCCACTCCACGTCCTCCACTACCTCTTCCACCAcctcccgctcctcctccacctcccctgaCCCAGAGAGGGATGGGGGGCAAGACGAAGCCTTCTCAGAAGTGCCCAAGTCTGCTGGGCCGTGGGCGGTGGAGCAGCAGCCCGGGCCATGtctcccctccacctctgcgTCATCGACCCCACCTacctctcttctgcctcctaaTCAGGATGACTCTGCTGGGCTCCAACGCCCACCTGTACCAGGAGAACCAACCATTCTT GCTGTACCCCCACAATCTGATACCAGTACCACTGGAGACGCATCGTGGCCTCCCAATCAGCAGCCGATCCCCCTCCGGCatggacagcagcagcacaatgcAGGAGGTGGATATTTTGGCCTAAACCTGACATGTCCTAGTATCAGAAATCCTGTTAGCAAGAAATCCTGGACTCGCAAATTCAAAAACTGGGCGTGCAAACTGCGCCACTCCGCCAGCTTGTTCAAGAAGCCCAGAGTCCAGCAAG TCTTTCTTTTTGCATGGGTTACTCACCCAGGGTGCACGAGCAGTGGAGAGTAG